The nucleotide sequence TGAATAAGCCTTGCAACTTTTTTTTGTCTTTGTGACTCCATTAAAACCAAAGATACAATTATAAATAAATACTGATATTTAAATGTATAATTTATACATTTCTTATCGTTATATTTAGGTTATGAAATCTACTTTTAAACTTTTAATATTTTCAAAACCTTATTTTATATTAATCGTATTAAATACGATGTTTAATCTATTAGCTGTTATTTTTTCATTATTCTCGATTTCATTAATTATTCCCATACTTGGATTATTGTTTGGAACTATTGAGCCCTCAAATACAATAACAGACGACTTATCATTTAATAATCTAAAGGATTACATTTACAATGTAATATATGATTTAATAAAATTGTACGGTCTTACATATGCCCTCGGGTTTATATGCATTTTAGTTGGTCTGGGGACAATGCTTAAAAATAGTTTTAGATATTGTGCTTTATATTGTTTAACTCCTTTTAGAAATAATATAATTAGAGATATACGTAAAAAAATGTATAAAAAATTGCTTAAACTTCAAATACCTTTTGTTAATAAATTTAAAAAAGGTGATTTAGTAGCACGTATGACCAATGATTTAATTGAAGTTGAATGGTCTATTATGGGAGTTTTGGAGTTTTTTATAAAAGACCCTATACACATTATAATATTTTTAATTAGTTTAATCTACATTAATGTTGAGATAACATTAATTGGTTTAGTTTGTTTACCAATTGCAGCCTTTTTAATAACAAAAGTTAGCAAATCATTAAAACAAAATTCTAAATTAAGTCAAATAAAATTAGCTGATATTATTTCTTTTATAGAAGAGTCAATTAGTAATTTAAAAATTATTAAAGCATTTAACAGTACTTTTTTTATCTCTACAAAATTTAACTCACATAATGAACGCCTAAAAACTTTAAACAACAAAGTATTATGGAGGAAAGATTTAGCATCTCCAATGAGCGAAATGTTAAGTACAATTGTTATGATAATAATTATTTGGTTTGGGGGAAAAACTGTATTAAATAATAATCTTGATGCCGAAACATTTATAGGCTATTTAATTATTTTTTCACAAATACTTCCCCCTGCTAAATCTTTGACAACCGCGTTTTATTCTATTCAAAAAGGTGCTGCATCAGCTGAAAGAATTATGAGTATTTTAGAACAACCAATAGATAATACTCACTCTTTGAAATTTATTGACTCATTTAAAACAATAAGTTTTGATAATGTCTCTTTTAAATCATCTGAGGGCACAATTCTGAAAAATGTTAACTTAAATATAGAAAAAGGGCAGAAAATTGCAATCGTTGGTGAGTCTGGAAGTGGTAAATCAACATTATTAGAATTATTATTGAAATTTTATCCTCATAGTAGTGGTAATATTAAAATTGATGAAGAGCATTTACTTAATCTTAATTGTAATAAATTATTTGGGCTAGTTACTCAAGATGTTTTATTATTTAATGACACTATATTAAATAATATATTATTAGGTAATCCATCAGTATCAGAAACCGAAGTCCATCGTGCGTCAATGAAGGCACATATTCACAAATTTATTGAAACGTTAGATAACGGATATAACACAATTATTGGTGCAGGTGGTATAAACCTATCAGGTGGAGAAAGACAACGGATAAGCCTAGCTAGAGCTTTTATAAGTCAAGCACCGATTTTGATACTTGATGAACCAACGTCTGCATTAGATGCTGAATCTCATCAATACATCCAGACGTCTTTAAAAGAAATCCCCCAATCTACAACATTAATTACTATTACGCATAAACTAAGCTCAATCGTTGAGTATGACCATATTATTGTTATGGAGAATGGTTCTATTACTGATGCAGGCAATCACAAATTTTTGATAAAAAATAGTGTAGTATATAAAAAACTTTACGAAATTGAAACTTTTAAAAAAAATGAATAATATTGAGCACATAGGGATTGCAGTTTCTGACTTAGATTCGGCAAATGAATTATATAGTAAATTATTAGGAACTAAGCCATACAAACAAGAACATGTTGAACAAGAAGGGATAATTACTTCATTTTTTAAAACTGGTAATTCAAAAATTGAATTGCTACAAGGAGTAACAGAAAATAATGCAATTTCTAATTTTATTAAAAATCAAGGTGAAGGTATTCATCATATTGCTTTTGAAGTGAAAAATATCAACTCTGAGATAACCAGACTAAAAAAATTAGGATTTCATATTATTAATGAAATACCTAAAAAGGGTGCAGATAACAAATTAATATGTTTTATTCATCCAAAATCAACAAAAAAAGTACTAATAGAATTATGTCAAGAAATTAAATAATTTATATCATGCAATTTAGAACAAGAAAACTAGTGAAACCTGAAGATTTAAATGCTGGAGGCAGTTTGTTTGGCGGTCAATTACTAAGATGGATTGACGAAGAAGCAGCTATATATGCAATGTGTCAACTAGACAATCAAAGGGTAACAACAAAGTTCATGTCAGAAATTGATTTTATATCTCCTGCTAAAATTGGTGATGTTGTTGAAATTGGATTAGAATTAGTTAAATTAGGACGTACTTCGATTACAATTAAATGCGAAGCAAGAGTGAAGAGAACAGAAAAATCTATTATTTCTATTGATAGAATTGTTTTTGTTAATTTAGATGAAAAATTAAGACCAACTCCTCATAATAAAGGTTAATTATTTGTAGCATAAAAAATCTTTGCTTAATATTGCCTTCTTATTTTAGGGCCCATAGCTCAGCTGGTTAGAGCACTTGACTCATAATCAAGGGGTCGCAGGTTCAAGCCCTGCTGGGCCCACAAAATTCTCAATTTCCACACTTAATCATATCATATCTATCCAGACCCAAACCATAATAATCATTTGTAATCTTTATCAATTCAAAACCAAATTTTTCATAAAACCGAAATTGTATTCGGTTGTTTTTCTAATTCGTATCCACCTGCCGCAACAAGTTGATAACTCATATCAAATAAGAGAAAATAGTTTAAACAGTCTCTTACTAAAAAATTTTCAAACAATGATTCCTCCTTTTTATCAAAAAAAGCAGGCACATTAGATCTAAATAACTTTAAACAATCTTGTAAATATTTATTACTATATAATTTTATGTTATTCAAAACATAAAATTATATAATGTTTTTTCCCCTTTTGAATTAAAATATATTTATTGTTAAGCAGATTATCTTTGGTAACAAATTGATCTACACCCCATTTTATCTTATTTAAGCTAATTGCATTTGACTTAAAGAGTCGTCTAACCTCTCCTTTAGAAACAAAAGCACCAGACAAATCAGTAAGAAGATTAATAGGATCGATGGGTTGATTTAAAGTTGATTTAGCAATTTTATACTGATCTACTCCTTCGAATACCATTAAAAACTCCTTCTCTGTAATTTGTGTAATTTGCTCAGCAGTATTTTTACCAAATAATATATTTGAAACTTTTACAGATTGCTTATATTGAGCAATACCATGAACTCTACAAGTTATACTTTTAGCTAATTCCTGTTGTAAAATTCTTAAATGAGGGGTTTCATTATGATTTTTTATAATTTCTAGAATCTCTTCTTGTGAAAATGTCGTAAAAATTTTAATCCATTTCTGTGCATCTTCATCACTAATATTCATCCAATATTGGAAAAATTTATATGGTGAAGTTTTATCAGAATCTAACCAAATATTACCTGATTCTGTTTTTCCAAATTTTGAACCATCTGACTTAGTAATAAGAGGAGTCGTTAAAGCATATGCTTTATTACTGCTAATTTTTTTTATTAACTCAATTCCTGAAGTAATATTTCCCCACTGATCTGAACCCCCAATTTGAACTATACAATTTTTAGTTTTATGTAAATGATAAAAGTCATATGCTTGGATAAGTTGATAAGAAAACTCCGTAAATGAAATTCCTGTTTCCATCCGATTTTGAACAGAGTCTTTGGACATCATATAATTTAATGTTAAATGTTTTCCAATATCTCTTAAAAATTTAATCATATTAATATCTTGGCACCAGTCCATGTTGTTAACAATTTCTGCTGAATTTTTAATATCACTAAAATCTAAAAATAACTCTAACTGTGATTTTACTCCTAAAAGATTATGATGGATTTCATCCGTGGTTAATAAATTCCTTTCAGCGCTTTTACCAGATGGATCCCCAATTAAACCAGTAGCGCCGCCAATTAATGCAATAGGCTTATGACCACATTTTTGATAATGCACTAACAACATTATTGGAACTAGATTACCAATATGCAAAGAATTTGCAGTAGGATCAAACCCAACATAGGCCGAGGTAATACCCTCCTTTAATTTATCTTGTAATCCAGGAGTTGTATCGTGAATCATGCCACGCCAATCCATTTCATTAATAAAATCCATAAATACTAATTTATATATTATAAATGTATTATTAAAGAATGGAAAAACATATATTTAGTATATTATAATTTAAACAATGTCCAAAACACTTGTAACAGGAGGAACAGGTTTAGTTGGAGCTCACCTTCTATACCACCTAATTATTGCTGGAGTAAAACCCATTGCATTAAAAAGACCAAAAAGTAACTTACAAAATGTTATAAATATATTTAATTTTTATTCGCAAAACGGTGAAAAATTATTTAATAAAATAACATGGATAAACTGTGACATATTAGATATAATAGACTTAGATGAAATTGTTAAAAATATTCAAATAATTTATCACTGTGCAGCGTTAGTTTCGTTTAATAATGAATTAAAAAACAAAATGCTTGAAGTCAATACAGTAGGAACTTCAAATATTATAGATCTATCATTAAAATATAATATAAATCAAATTTGCTATGTGAGCTCAATTGCTACATTGGGTAAAAATGAGGATTTACCTGCTGATGAAAATACACATTGGTCTTGGGATAATACATCTGGTTATGCAATTTCTAAATATTTAGCTGAAATGGAGGTGTGGAGAGGTTTCAGTGAAGGCTTAAATGGATTTATTGTAAATCCCTCCTTGATTATTGGTCCTGGTTTCTGGAACTCTGGAATTGGCACAATTATAAAAAAAACCTTCATTAGTGGGCCTTTTTATGTTTCTGGCAGTTGTGGTGTAATTGATGTAAATGATTTAACAAAAATTATGATTTCACTTATGGATAAAAAAATAACCAATGAACGATTCATAATTAATTCTGAGCATATAAGCTATAAAAAATTAATGTCTATAATTTCAACCGAACTTAATCTAACCAAACCTTCTATACAATTGCCTCAAATAATACTTAAAATATTAATTTGTATAAACATAATTTGGGGTAAATTGACAGGCAAAAAAATAGCAATCAGTTTAGATACTATAAAATATACAAAAAAGCCTTTTTTACTTGACTCTTCTAAAATTGAAAAAACAATTTCACATAGCTATATTAAAACATCTGAATCCATCAAAAAATATCTTGAATTATTCAAAAAAAACAGTTAATCTGTCATCGAATTTTTCATTTCATCTAATAGAGTCGTCATTTCTTCAAAATTATTAATGTAAAATTCTAATGTTTTATCAAACATCGCCTCAGATACTTTATGTTGGATTAAAATAGAATCTAATAAAAAACTGTCACGATTCAAATTATGCATTGTGTCTGCATAAAAATATGTATTGGAAGATTCAATATCCATTAAAATGCTTTTAAATGAATCTCTAGGAATTAATTTAGAAGCTGTTGAATTATGATTACAACTAATAAACAAAATACTAATTATTAAAAGAAAGTGCTTTTCCATTGTTGATATTTTGAATAACTCCATCATTATATACTAAATTACCATTAACAAATGTTTTATAGATTTTAAAATTAAATATTTTATTTTCTAATGGTGACCATTTACAAGCATATAAAATATTATCCCCATTAACTTCCCAGTTTTGTTTTTTTAAAACTACCAAATCTGCATAATAACCTTCTTTTATATACCCTCTTTTTTTAATATTAAAACATCGAGCAGGAGCATGACACATCTTTTCTACAATTAATTCAAGAGAAATTTTATTGTTTATATAATGATCTAGCATCATTGGCAGAGCATGTTGTACCATTGGTGCTCCTGAGGGACAAGAAAAATATAGATTGTTTTTTTCTTGAGTTGTATGAGGAGCGTGATCAGTTGCGATGATATCAAGTTTATTATTTAATAAACCATCCCATAAAGCTTGTTGATCATGAGCATTTTTTACTGCAGGATTCCATTTTATTAATGCTCCTTTCTTTGTATAGTCTGCATCTGTAAAAGAAAGATGGTGTATACATACTTCTGATGTGATTTTTTTGTCTTTTAGTGGTAGAGTGTTATCAAATAAATGTACTTCTTCTTCTGTAGAAATATGTAAAACATGAAGCCTACTAGAATATTTCTTTGCTAAATCAATTGCCAATGAACTAGATTTAAAACATGCTTCTCTGGATCTAATATTAGGATGCTCATATAAAGGTACTTGATTACCGTATTTTTTTTTCGCTTTTTGACTATTTATTCTAATAGTTTCTTCATCTTCACAATGTACTGCAATTAAACCTTCGGCATTAGAAAAAATATTATTCAATACAGAAAAATTATCAACTAACATATTACCCGTAGAAGATCCCATGAAAATTTTTAATCCTGGAACTTTAGAAAAATCTGTTTTTAATACCTCACTAATATTATCATTTGAAACTCCCATAAAAAAAGAAAAATTTGCTAAAGAATCTTTTAGGCCAATTTCAAATTTGTCTTTTAATAGATTTTGTGTTAAAACTGGCGGGTTGGTATTAGGCATCTCCATAAAAGAAGTTATTCCTCCAGCAACTGCAGCTCTTGATTCTGAATAAATTGTAGCCTTATGAGTTAGTCCTGGCTCTCTAAAATGCACTTGGTCATCAATCACACCTGGCAAGAGATATTTGCCTTCTAAATCAATAATTTCATGGTGCTTAGTAGAAATCGAAGGTGCTATCTTTACAATAAGATTATTCTCTATTAAAACATCTACTTCTTCGATAGACCCTTCATTAACCTTTTTTGTATTCTTTAATAATTTACCCATAATACTATTTATAAGATGATGAAAAAATACTCTTTATTTTCATTTTTAAGACCCCAAATACTGCTTCCTTTATTATACTACTATTTAATTTTGACACACCTTTTTCTCTATCCTTAAAGACAATTGGCAACTCATAAATTTTAAATCTTTTTTTCCACACTCTAAACTTCATTTCTATTTGAAATGCGTATCCAACAAATTCAACAGAGTTTAAATCAATGGATTCTAAAACTTTTCTTTTATATAATTTAAATCCTGCCGTTGGATCTTTTATGTTCATTCCGGTTATTATTCTTACATAAAAGGACGCAAAATAAGATAACAATACCCTACTTAATGGCCAATTAACAACATTAATGCCTGAAATATATCTAGAGCCTATGCATAGGTCTAAATTTTTATTATTTGATAAAGCATATAGTCTATGTAAATCATTTGGATTATGTGAGAAGTCACAATCCATTTGAAAGAAATAACTATATGATTTATTAAGCCCCCATTTAAAGCCAGCAATATAAGCTGTGCCTAAACCTCTTTTTTCCGAACGTTCTAATAAGAACAAACGATTTTGATATTTAGATTGCAATCCAATTACTTCTTTTGCTGTCCCATCAGGTGAAGAATCATCAACTATTAAAATATGCACGTCATCGGAGAGAGAAAATACAGTATTTATCATTATACTAATATTCTCAATTTCATTATAAGTAGGGATTATAACTAAACTTCTTTGCATTTTAATTTTACTAAAGTGTAAAAATAATTAATAAAATCTTGTTATTATATTTTATATATATAACTATTTTATGTTTTTTAGCATATTATTTTTATTAAACTGTTAAACTTAATTGTAAAGAAATTTAACTTAAATTAACAATTAGTAAACAACCAAATTTTATTTTTAACCAAAAAATTCTAGAATGAAACACTTTATTACACTATTACTTATTACTATATGCTTTAACTTTTCACAAGCACAATGTACTGACTTATTTATATCAGAATATGTGGAAGGCTGGTCAAATAACAAGGCCTTAGAAATATATAACCCAACAGATCTTCCTATTGACTTGTCCTCTTATATCGTATCGAGATATACCAACGGAGCTACTCAGGCAAGTACTCCTCTACAACTTGAGGGGATTATTGAACCTTATTCAACTTTTGTAATAGGTTTAGATAAAAGAGATCCTGAAGGAACAGGCTATGATGCTCCTGTCTGGGATGGATATTACACCTATACTGACAGTGTTACAAATGAAGAAGTAACAATATATGATGCTGATACTGACTTGCAAAGTAAAATTGATTTTTGGGGAAATGGTACGTACTACGGCGGTACGGATCCTGATTCAGCAGCCATGTATCCAATGACAATGTTCTTTAATGGGAATGATGCAATTACATTAGAAATGATCGGAGGAGGAGTAGTTGACTTAATTGGAAAAGTTGGTGATGACCCAGGAGCAGGATGGACTGATGCAAATGGAGCAATATGGACTAAAGATCATACTTTAGTGAGGATAGAGACTGTAACAGAGGGAGTTAACTCGAATCCTACAATTTTTGACCCTACTCTACAATGGGATTCACTGCCTGTCAATACTTTTGCTAATTTAGGTTCTCATGACTGTATATGTAATCTTGCATCTCAATTGGAGGAAATCGATACTGGATTTTTAATTTATCCTAACCCGACATCAAGCAATTCCTTGTCCATTAAAAACACTTTAAATATTTCTGATGTAAAAGTATTTAATCCACAAGGAAAAATAATTCTTCATAAATCTGAACATTATCATAATCAAATGGAAATTAATCTGCCTGATGTTAGTGGACTTTATATAATAACACTTACAGATGCAAATGGAACCAGATCTAAATCAATTGTTTTGGAATAAATGTTAAAGAAATTATTTTTTTACTGCACTGTAATTTATAGTGGTTTGGCTTTTTGTCAAACCACTAATTTAAATCCTATTGTCAACTTATTTGAAGAAGATTGTTCTAAATTACCTATTGAGAAAAAAACCAAATATCGAAATGCTTCTATTGAAGCAATGATAAATACGTATTCTTTAGATAGTACTTTCACTAAAAAAACTAATAGAGACTTAACAATCTTTCGTCAAGCTTATGGGGATAAAGCAACTGATATTTTAACATGTATTCTTATAATATATCATAATCAATCTGCTAATAAAAATACCCCAATTATTCCTAGTAAAATAATTGAAGAATTTAGAAAAAATTATACCGATTTTTTTAATAATGATATTAGTACAAATTGGACTATCAAAACCAACAATTCTTTTAATCCAGATACTCTTTTAGAAGATTTTACAACTTCATCGAAAAAATTTCAAGATATAAATAACAATCAAAATACTAACTCTATTAAAAAATTTACATCAAACAAAAATAATTTAATTTCAGGAAGTATTTTAGATAATAAAACAGGGGAAACTTTAATTGGTGCTAATATAGTTCTAATTAGAAAAGATAATTCTAATAACCTGCAAGGTACGACATCCAATATTGACGGAGAATTTAAATTTCAAAATATTGAAAGTGGAGAATACACATTAACTGTCTCGTATATTGGCTATAAATCAAAAAGTATTTCTATTAATTACGAAGCAGATAAGCCAATTGGATTCATAATTAAATTAAATGATGATTCGGTGTTAGATGTTGTAAAAGTTATAGGAGATCAAGCAGAGTTTAGAAAAACACCTGTATCTCTTAGTAATGTTAAATTAGAGAAAATCGAACGAGAATTAGCTGGTCAAGAAATCCCAATGTTATTAAATTCAACACCTGGCGTATATGCTACACAACAAGGGGGCGGAGATGGAGATGTAAGGATTAATATTCGTGGTTTTAATCAAAGAAATGTAGCTGTAATGATAGACGGAGTTCCTATGAATGACATGGAAAACGGATGGGTATATTGGTCAAATTGGTTTGGCCTAGATGCATTAACAAGAACTATTCAAGTTCAAAGAGGCTTGGGGGCTTCAAAACTTGCACTTCCCTCTGTTGGAGGAACCATTAATATCCTCACAAAAGGAGTGGACTCAAAAGAAGGAGGACTAATAAAACAAGAGCTTGGGAGTGGAAATTACGTTAGAACATCTTTTGCATATACCACTAAAAATTTTAAAATCGGAAAATTTAATTTAGCTGGTTCATTTAAACAATCCGATGGAATCGTAGAACAAACTGGCTCTCAGGGTTTCTTCTATTACTTAAAATGGCAGAAACAACTTAATAATCATCTTTTTTCACTATCAGCATTTGGAGCTCCACAACAACATGATCAAAGAAAATATCAAACAGGAATGGCTGTATATGATAAAGAATTTGCTCATGCATTAGGTGTAGATACAGGCTCCGTTGAAGGTGGATACGGATTAAATTACAACCCCAATTGGGGAGAATACAATGACTACGAAGTAATTTATAATAATGGAATCCCCACTGATACTATTTGGGGGGATAATAATACTGTCAATCGATTTAAGAACTATTACCATAAACCTAATTTTAATTTTCAACATTTATGGAAAATAAATAACAAAAGCTCATTAACCAACGTTATATATTATTCTCTAGGTCAAGGGGGAGGTACTGGCTTTCAAGGTGGACAACTAACCTACACAGATGAAAACCAAATTGATTTTCAAACAATTTTTGATGCAAATAGTGGAAATAGCTGGAATTCTTTTGTTAACCCAGGTGGGCCGTCAATCGATTTGGCTTATAGTGAAACTGAAAAAAAATCTACGAGCATATTATACTCCTCGATTAACAATCATTTTTGGACAGGATTATTATCTACATTTAGCCATCAATTAAATGAAAATTTAGATTTAGCTTCAGGAATAGATTTACGATCATACCGTGGAGAACATTATCGAGAAGTTTATGACTTATTGGGTGGTGACTATTATGCAGGTGTTTTAGGCTCGGATGGTAAAAATTGTGTCGGTGAAAGCTCACAAAATTTAATGCTTCGAGAGGGAGATAAAATGTATTATCACAATGATGGAATTGTTAAATGGCTTGGTGGCTTTGGACAATTGGAATATAATTATGGTAGTATTTCTACTTTTATCAACCTCACAGGATCAAAAACCATGTATAAAAGAGTTGATTATTTTAAAAAACAAGATCTTGTTTTATCAGATACTGTATTAGTAGAGACAATAGGGATTAATGATACTATAAATTACAACGGTCAAAACTATACTATCGAGTCCAATGAAGCCCGCTTTACAGAGACTGAGTGGCAAACATTTCCTGGCTTTACAATCAAAACAGGAGCGAATTGGAATATAGATGAGTATAATAATGTATTTATTAATACTGGTATCTTATCAAAAGCACCTAGGTTTAGTAATGTATTTAATTATGACAATGAAGTATATTATAATATTGAAAATGAAATCGTAAAGGCAATAGAAGTAGGTTATGGTTATCGTTCTCAAAACTTTTCAATTAACCTAAATGCCTATAATACAATTTGGGAAAATA is from Flavobacteriales bacterium TMED191 and encodes:
- a CDS encoding TonB-dependent receptor, with the translated sequence MLKKLFFYCTVIYSGLAFCQTTNLNPIVNLFEEDCSKLPIEKKTKYRNASIEAMINTYSLDSTFTKKTNRDLTIFRQAYGDKATDILTCILIIYHNQSANKNTPIIPSKIIEEFRKNYTDFFNNDISTNWTIKTNNSFNPDTLLEDFTTSSKKFQDINNNQNTNSIKKFTSNKNNLISGSILDNKTGETLIGANIVLIRKDNSNNLQGTTSNIDGEFKFQNIESGEYTLTVSYIGYKSKSISINYEADKPIGFIIKLNDDSVLDVVKVIGDQAEFRKTPVSLSNVKLEKIERELAGQEIPMLLNSTPGVYATQQGGGDGDVRINIRGFNQRNVAVMIDGVPMNDMENGWVYWSNWFGLDALTRTIQVQRGLGASKLALPSVGGTINILTKGVDSKEGGLIKQELGSGNYVRTSFAYTTKNFKIGKFNLAGSFKQSDGIVEQTGSQGFFYYLKWQKQLNNHLFSLSAFGAPQQHDQRKYQTGMAVYDKEFAHALGVDTGSVEGGYGLNYNPNWGEYNDYEVIYNNGIPTDTIWGDNNTVNRFKNYYHKPNFNFQHLWKINNKSSLTNVIYYSLGQGGGTGFQGGQLTYTDENQIDFQTIFDANSGNSWNSFVNPGGPSIDLAYSETEKKSTSILYSSINNHFWTGLLSTFSHQLNENLDLASGIDLRSYRGEHYREVYDLLGGDYYAGVLGSDGKNCVGESSQNLMLREGDKMYYHNDGIVKWLGGFGQLEYNYGSISTFINLTGSKTMYKRVDYFKKQDLVLSDTVLVETIGINDTINYNGQNYTIESNEARFTETEWQTFPGFTIKTGANWNIDEYNNVFINTGILSKAPRFSNVFNYDNEVYYNIENEIVKAIEVGYGYRSQNFSINLNAYNTIWENKPQAGTTVIDGGETVSYNINGINALHQGLELDFAWKLSKNIKFEFLSSVGNWRWNSGDTVNFYLDQELVQSDYFDARGIYVGDSPQTQIGSSISYNFRLDKNNSGYIQLKGMYFDRFFSDYDPFTLNEEKEVWQIPSYSLFSLHVGNTRYFRNSSLKFKFNILNLLNTTYISDAENNSSYVEDTPMNSDAASASTFFGLGRKLIASIEYKF